A section of the Gloeobacter violaceus PCC 7421 genome encodes:
- a CDS encoding FAD-dependent oxidoreductase, giving the protein MPLSEAILTIQDRDNLQRAERLWQQLRSPGPRAAEAVVLRSTGRLGAVDWDVIVAGGTLGIMLAAALARRGLRVALIERGALVGRAQEWNVSRPDLDIFVKLGLLSADELESAIASRSAGARVAIAGGTPVPVQGVLDVGVDPVYLLAVLKERFLVAGGALFEHAPFVRAAVHPDGVAVAAGEKRLSGRLLIDAMGHFSPIVRQARGAARPDGVCLVVGSCAQGFTADNQTDLIASITPVLNRCQYLWEAFPARDGRTTYLFTYLDAHPERLGLGELFEEYLRLLPAYQGTPLDRLRFRRLLFGLFPSYRQALDLTGWDRILAVGDSAGNQSPLSFGGFGAMLRHLGRLEAGTAEALAAGCLGGRDLQRLQPYQPNLAVTWLFQKAMSVGVEQNVNPDRINRLLATVFAQMDALGDGVLRPFLQDVVRLDALSVTLARVALVDPGLVLALVGHLGPGALVEWTGHYLNLVGYTALDRLGSILHGPLESLPPPARYRANRRLEAWRYGSGHDLME; this is encoded by the coding sequence GTGCCCCTGAGCGAAGCGATTTTGACTATCCAGGACCGGGACAATCTGCAGCGCGCCGAGAGGTTGTGGCAGCAGCTGCGCAGCCCTGGCCCCCGGGCGGCTGAGGCGGTGGTTTTGCGCAGCACCGGGCGCCTCGGCGCTGTGGATTGGGATGTGATTGTCGCAGGAGGAACCCTCGGCATTATGCTCGCAGCGGCCTTGGCCCGGCGGGGCCTGCGGGTGGCGCTGATCGAACGTGGCGCGCTCGTCGGGCGCGCTCAAGAATGGAACGTCTCGCGGCCGGACCTGGATATCTTTGTCAAGCTGGGGCTGTTGAGTGCCGATGAACTGGAGAGCGCCATCGCCAGCCGCTCCGCCGGTGCCCGGGTCGCCATCGCGGGCGGCACGCCGGTGCCGGTGCAGGGGGTACTCGATGTCGGTGTCGATCCGGTGTACTTGCTTGCGGTGCTCAAGGAGCGCTTTTTGGTGGCGGGCGGTGCCCTTTTCGAGCACGCCCCCTTTGTGCGGGCAGCGGTCCACCCCGACGGCGTGGCTGTGGCGGCAGGGGAGAAGCGCCTTAGCGGCCGGTTGCTCATCGATGCGATGGGCCATTTTTCGCCCATTGTCCGCCAAGCCCGCGGTGCAGCCCGCCCAGACGGCGTCTGCCTGGTGGTGGGCAGTTGCGCCCAGGGCTTCACTGCAGACAACCAAACGGATCTGATCGCCTCGATCACGCCGGTGCTGAACCGCTGCCAGTACCTTTGGGAGGCGTTTCCGGCCCGCGACGGGCGCACCACTTACCTGTTTACCTATCTCGACGCCCACCCGGAGCGCTTGGGATTGGGCGAGTTGTTCGAGGAATATCTGCGCCTGTTGCCCGCCTACCAGGGCACGCCGCTCGACCGGCTGCGCTTTCGGCGGTTGTTGTTTGGGTTGTTCCCGTCCTACCGCCAGGCTCTCGATCTTACCGGGTGGGATCGGATCTTGGCAGTGGGCGACAGCGCCGGCAACCAGTCGCCACTGAGTTTCGGCGGCTTCGGGGCGATGCTCAGGCACCTCGGGCGGCTGGAGGCGGGCACAGCGGAGGCACTGGCCGCCGGCTGCCTGGGCGGGCGGGATCTGCAGCGGCTGCAGCCTTACCAGCCGAATCTGGCGGTGACCTGGCTGTTTCAAAAGGCGATGAGCGTTGGGGTCGAGCAAAACGTGAATCCCGATCGGATCAACCGGCTGCTTGCCACGGTCTTTGCCCAGATGGACGCGTTGGGCGATGGGGTGCTGCGGCCTTTTTTGCAGGATGTGGTGCGTCTCGACGCGCTCAGTGTCACCCTCGCGCGCGTCGCCCTTGTCGATCCGGGTCTGGTGCTTGCCCTGGTGGGCCACCTTGGGCCCGGGGCGCTGGTCGAATGGACGGGGCATTACCTGAACTTGGTGGGCTATACCGCGCTCGATCGCCTGGGTTCAATACTGCACGGCCCGCTCGAAAGCCTGCCGCCCCCGGCGCGCTACCGGGCCAACCGCCGGTTGGAAGCCTGGCGGTACGGTTCGGGCCACGACCTGATGGAGTAG
- a CDS encoding DUF2358 domain-containing protein, with translation MDILEILKADYQRFPEDQTYAIYANDVYFKDPLNSFRGIERYRRMIGWMHRWFQPIRLELHSIERQQTRIVTTWTLSWQAPLPWKPHIVIDGWSELDLDTQGQIAAHTDHWRCSPNDVAWQHLGFAARLTPPASASK, from the coding sequence ATGGATATTCTAGAAATTCTCAAAGCGGACTACCAGCGCTTCCCCGAAGATCAGACCTACGCCATATACGCAAATGACGTCTACTTCAAAGACCCGCTCAACAGCTTCCGGGGCATCGAGCGCTACCGCCGGATGATCGGCTGGATGCACCGCTGGTTCCAGCCAATCCGCCTGGAGCTGCACAGCATCGAGCGCCAGCAAACACGGATCGTCACAACCTGGACCCTTAGCTGGCAGGCCCCTTTACCCTGGAAGCCGCACATCGTCATCGACGGCTGGAGCGAGCTGGATCTCGACACCCAAGGACAGATCGCCGCACACACAGACCACTGGCGCTGCTCGCCTAACGATGTGGCCTGGCAACACCTCGGCTTTGCCGCTCGCTTGACACCACCGGCCTCGGCCTCAAAATGA